In the Patescibacteria group bacterium genome, TGATGTCGGATTACAAAAAACAGTATGCCAGATGGTAGAACTATAATAAAAGCCACTACTGCTACAATCAGGATATAAACTGAAGATGGGGTGGCTTCTTTACCTTGGTCTCTTGAAGCCTCAGCCCTGGCTATAAAATCATCAACCATTCGATGCGGAGGATATCTTAGCTTCAGCTTACTAAAATCACTTATAGCAGAGGTGTAATATGCCTTCGAGAAGTTTTCTAGCCCTTGTTCCCAAATCTTCTCGTTCCCTGTTGCAGTAGATGGGACCGAAATATTATTGTCAGCAAGCAGGCTTCTGAGGTCCTCTATGTCCCGCATATAATTAAACTGAACCCCCCCGCTGTTTTCATCTGTAACTCCATAGGTAGCAATACCCACAACTTCCCCAAACTCATTAAATGCTGGACCGCCCGAGTTTCCTTTAGCGATTGATACATCGGATTGGATTAGTTTGTAAGGGGCCCCGTTGGCGCTCCTAATAGCACTTACCGTTCCCCTGGTTGGTGTTGGCTTGCTCTCGTTACTATCCACTAGCTCATTTTCAGCGGCTCCAGGGAACCCAATTACTGTAAGTGGGCTACCCTGAGCCAGTCCTTTGATACTTCCCAAAATGCTATACGGGTAATCGTCCCCCGATTCGAGCTTCAATATAGCCACATCCGATGTCTTGAAACCATCATTTGCTATATCCACATAGGGGTCGTAGTCTACCGCCACAAGCTTGGCTTTAACGATGCTATTGGTGTATTTAAACTGCCTCAGATTATCGATATTAAATTTCACTGCCTGATCAGACAATTGGACCGCATAAAAGGCATCTTGTTTTGTCTCTTTTATATCAACATTAGCTAGCTCACTATCTTGCAGCGAGCCGACCAGTGCTTGAGTGTTAGAACCGTCACCACTGGCCGCTATAGCATACTCCGAATCGGCGGTGGCCTGAGTTATAAGCCCGGTTCTTGCTAGAAACGATAGATAGCTCTTTACTACTGGCAGATTATTGAGCGCCAAACTAGTGGCCAGGACCTCCGCTGCATTTGATTTTACTACATGACCATTGGTGCCTACATACCCCTGTGGGCTGATAATAAACCCCGATCCATAGCCAGCCGAGCAGCCCCCATTAATACTTTGAGTAACCGAGCCTAGCCTCATGTCAAAGTCGATACAGTATGTGGAAGCGATTCTTACCACTGAGGGTTGATTCTTCGCAACTACCTGAATCTCTGGGTCGCTAGATATCGGCTTATCAGCTGCATTTGCGATGAAACTACTTAGTATTGGACTTGGGCTAGATTTACTTAAATATGAGCTAGTAGTGTGCTGTGTTAGGGCCTTGCTATTCTCTGGGGGGAAGAATTTGATCGATTCAATTACCGAATTAAAAGATGGCAAATCTTGCGGAGTAGAGCCAGCATTCTGAAATAATGTTAGCCTGTATGGCCTGCCATTTTGAATAGTAATGTAATCTACCTGACTACTTTTATAAGTGATTGGCCCGAGGTTGTTTACATCATATGTATTTTTTAGAAACTCATAGCCGGCTATGTTAATGGATTCAGTCTGTGCAAGGGTATAAGTCTTACTGCTGTCGCCCGATGGGGCGTAGAACTTTTCGGCCAGGGCTAGCTGCCCGGTACTTTCTCCGTATTTAGTTTTTAGTATTTCAAATATATTAGCTTCGCTAGCCGCTGATAGCTCTATATAAATAGTTTTATTAAGGGCTATTTCAGCGTCGCTTCCTGCCGACTGATTGGGAATGTTTTTAAGTACTTCAACAGTTTTATAATCGCCTTTACTAGTAGGCTGAGCTGATGAGCCAATTGATGTTTTATCCCCTGCTAGGCTAGTGGTTTCGGCAGTCTGTAGCTTGGTATTAACTGTGATCTCAAATCCTAGATATGAGTAAATCTTTTTATAGTCTTCTTCGGCCTTCTGGGTCGGTATAATGTCCGTGACTATCTTGACGGCATTTTGGGCCTTGCGATGATTAGTCGCAGCTAAGTAAAGCACTATGATCAAAGAAAGTACGGCAAAAACTGTCAGGCTAATAAAAATGGCTTCCATGAGCCATAAAAACCTGGATGGAGGCTTAGGTGGGACTAGTTTGCCATGAGGCTGCTTATTTTTCTGAAGTTTTTTATGAGTCCTAGACATAGTAGTTATGTCTATATTTTATAGTATCTTACTTGTTTTTACTATGAGGCTTACAGATGTTGTCGCTGCAGTCTCCCCCCTCCATCAAGGCTATGATATCTTCCTTGTCGTGCGCCCCGCACAAAGCCTGCTTAGTATCGACATTCACAAAGGCTGGTACAGCAGAAAAGCCGCCACAGGCTTCGCCTATAATATCTTCAAAACTCTGCATTTTGCGAGCATTTTCTTCATGGTTCCAGACTTCCAGTCTTTCTATCTTGGCGCCGGTATCCTTTTCTATCTGGTCTATAACTACCTTCATACTAATACAGTGTGGGCAGCTTTCCCCATAAAATTCAATTACATTACCATACTTTTTTGCCATTTATCCTCCTCCATACATTTTTACTTACTTGCATAATTATATGCTTAGATATGAAAAAATAAAACTACTACCTGAGTTTTATTGAGCAAAAGCCTTATCGATTGCGTCCGTAATGGCATCCGACCCCTTGCTAGTATCTACAATTATGCCATTTACGAAAAATGTCGGTGTTCCAGGTATCTTGAATGCATCCCCGAGGCCTGCCTGCTGATTAATGATATCAAACACAATCTGCCCATTATAATCATCCCGGTATTTATCGATATTTATACCTATCTCCTTGGCGTATTCTTCATACTTGCTACTTGGGTCTTTCTGCTCTACCCACTGGCTCTGCCTCTGATACAATATGTCATGCATTTCCCAGAATTTTCCCTGCAAGGCAGCGGCTTCGGCGGCCTGGGCAGCGGTTTGGGCATTTTTATGGACTGGCAAAGGATAATTAAGGAACACGAATTTTAATTTGTCTTGGTACTTAGGTAGTATCTGTTCTTTAATTACCGGTTGATACTTCTCGCAGGCTGGGCACTCATAATCTCCGAATTCTGAGAGCGTAACCTTGGCATCAATCGGCCCCTGAAAGTTGCCCTGAGAAAGCTTGGCTGGGTCAGCTTCTACGGTAGGTCTTACAATACTATTCTTGTCTTGAATCTTAATAGATTCTTCTGGCCTTGAAATTGCGTATGCAACAAAACCAATTATTAAAACGATCAGGGCAACTATTATAATTGTTGGTAGGTTTTTTTTCATATTTAAGATTGTAGCAAAAATTACCTTATCAGTGAAGCATAAGGTGCTTGTTGTACGGACTTAGGATATTTAGTTAAATTTAGCTTTGATCTCGACAAAGGTTTCGACTTTTCGGGTTTTAGGGTCGAACTTTTTAAACTCCAATTTGTCAGGGGTGTTCAGGGTGTTCTTGACAGTATAATAGCGACTGCCGGTTGCCTTGTTCCTAAGTACTGTGATTTGTCTTTTGCTGTTTTTTGCCATAATGAGTATGAATTATACCCTAGAAGTGTGTATTATTCAAGTCGCATTTGACACCGAAAGGCTGTTCCGAGCAATTTCATGCCAAATCTCATCGCTGCTTTCCTTCTTATATAGGCATACGCTGTCGAGAAGATATGAAAAATCTTTAAAGGCAGATGCCTCGCTGGACTGTATATGAGCCAACTCGTTAAGAGCCTCCTGTGCTGGCTCGCTTCTCAGCCGATTAATTAGTGTCAAGTGAGGGTGGAATGCCCAGCCTTCATCACCGCTTTTAACTATTTTATCGGCTATCGGCTGGTATAGACTCTTAATATTGTTGAAGGGCAGGTGGCTTTCTGGCTCAAAGTAAACCGCACTGTTGCGCTTGCCAATAAAAGCCTCGACCTTGCTAAATTGCATTTTGAAGCTAGGTGATACTGGTGCATTACTAAATAGCTCTATGGCCATTTCACACGGCACCAGAGAATCTTGTGGGCGATCTATAGTTATATGAGGCCCCAGGGTAAGCTTCCACCTTGGAGCGTAGTGCCTAAAGCTATCGCGCAACTTTATAAATGATGTTGAGTCGGATTCTGGGAGAGGTATAGCAATCAAATAGCGCATCATATGGACAGCTCGACAGATATCGGGCAGTGGTCACTACCCATCTGATCGGGGTGAATTTCAGCAGATTTAATACTCTTTTTGAGTCCCTTCGAGGCCAGCCAGTAGTCAATTCTCCAGCCAACATTATTAGCCCTAGCATTACCCCAGTGAGTCCACCATGTGTAATATCCACTACCCTTCTTAAACATGCGCAAAGTATCTATGTAGCCATTAGATATGAAATTATCAACGCCTTGCCTCTCTTCACTTGTAAAGCCGTGCTTGCCAATATTAGGCTTTGGTCTGGCCAAATCATTTTCGGTATGTGCGACATTAAGATCGCCACATATCAATACTGGCTTGGTCTTCTCGAGAATATTACAATATTCTAAAAAAGCTGGATCCCAATGCTTGTGCCTAAGAGGAATACGGCTCAAATCGTCTTTAGAGTTGGGCGTATAAACGGTAACTACATAAAACTTTTTATATTCTGCGGCTATAATCCTGCCCTCTTCCTCACTATTACGGCCCTGGCTATCGAGCAGCTTATACTTTTTGGCCAGATCTTCCGGGAAGCCATTTGTGACCTTGAGCGGTTTTATTTTACTAAATATGGCAGTGCCGCTATAACCCTTTTTATGGGCTGAGTTCCAATACTCGAAATAGCCTGGTAGCTCAATCTCTACTTGCTCCTGTTGGGCTTTAGTTTCTTGGATACACAAAATATCGGGCTGGTAGCGCTTCATGAAGGTTTCGAATTCACCTTTTCTCAATACCGCACGAATACCATTTACATTCCATGAAAATAAACTAATCATTTCTAGATTATAGCAAGAATTACCCAATCTTGAACATGGCTTGGTATAAATTTAGAGCTGGGTTTTAATAAAAACGACATATAGACGATTGATTCTCATGGGTAGCAATAGTACCCTAGCGAAGAATCGCCTATATGCGCACTTCTATATGTTTCAAACCCTTAGCCTTTCTCTAGCTTAGTTTTTTGTTTGAGCTAACTACTAATGGCTTGGCATTTAATGCTTCGGCCCGAATAGCCCACTTTGTAGCCATGTCGTCAAAGATGTCTTCGATGACCTGACGGTCGTGCAGCAGATTCCGTTGCATACGGCGGAACTGCTTAAGTGTTCTGCGTCTTTTCATATCCTTTCACCTCCCTTCAAATCAAGCGGTGTACTTTCATTGTACACCCTATTTAACGAGCTAAAAAGATATAATGTGACAAACTTTTTAAGTTTATTTTTGCTTCTCCTGTAAGCCAGTGGGCATTAATAGATTATTGCTTAATTTTATCCATTTTGGCTGCCATTATAAAGTCATTCTCACTTAAGCCCTTGACCGCATGAGTATATAGTTCGATCTCTACGATGCTATAAAATATATAGATATCAGGGTGGTGGCCTTCGCTATTGGCTAAGTCGGCAACTTTATTTACAAAAACCATGGCTTGTTTGAAATCTTCAAACTTAAATTTCTTCTTTATGCTATGGTTCTTTATTACTGCCCACTGAGAATCAACCTGGGCTTGGTACTTTGTTATTTCTTTGCTTGTGAGTGGTGGTGTGCCTCCCTCGCAGGCAAAGCAGGCTTTATTAGCTAAATCATCCATCCGTAATATACTCCTCTAATAATTAATATTTAGTACAAATGCATTATACTCCGGGGTTTGATATTTCGAAAATTACACGGCCTATGTATTTAGGCGATGAGGCTCAACTATAGTAGAATTGTAAAATGGCAGACTTCAAGCTATTGCGTAACATCAACCTCGCCGAGATGACTACTTTCAAAATTGGTGGAAAAGCAGATTATTTTGTGAATATTACTAATTCTGCTCAGCTCACGAGTGTATTCTTGTGGCTAAAAGAATCAGGCATGCCTCACCTAATTATCAGCGGTGGTAGTAACACAATATTTGACGATGGAACTTTTCATGGCCTTATTATAAAGATGGACATCAGCGAGTTCGAGATAATTAAAGATACCGATGCAGATGTCTTTATAAGATTAGGTTCTGGTAATAACTGGGACGAAGATGTGGAAAAAGTTGTAAATTTAGGCCTCTACGGAATTGAAGCTTTGTCTGGCATACCGGGTAGTACTGGAGCAAGTGCAGTTCAAAATATCGGAGCATACGGCCAGGAAGTTAAAAATACGATTAGCGAGGTAGAAGTATTCGACACCAAGACTACACAAATCTCCTCCCTAACTAATGCTCAATGCAAGTTTAGCTATAGAGACTCCATATTCAAATCATCCCAAAAGGGGCGCTACATAATTACTGCAATTGTGTTTAAGCTATCTAAGCAGCCAAGTTCAACACCTAAATAC is a window encoding:
- a CDS encoding serine protease, which translates into the protein MSRTHKKLQKNKQPHGKLVPPKPPSRFLWLMEAIFISLTVFAVLSLIIVLYLAATNHRKAQNAVKIVTDIIPTQKAEEDYKKIYSYLGFEITVNTKLQTAETTSLAGDKTSIGSSAQPTSKGDYKTVEVLKNIPNQSAGSDAEIALNKTIYIELSAASEANIFEILKTKYGESTGQLALAEKFYAPSGDSSKTYTLAQTESINIAGYEFLKNTYDVNNLGPITYKSSQVDYITIQNGRPYRLTLFQNAGSTPQDLPSFNSVIESIKFFPPENSKALTQHTTSSYLSKSSPSPILSSFIANAADKPISSDPEIQVVAKNQPSVVRIASTYCIDFDMRLGSVTQSINGGCSAGYGSGFIISPQGYVGTNGHVVKSNAAEVLATSLALNNLPVVKSYLSFLARTGLITQATADSEYAIAASGDGSNTQALVGSLQDSELANVDIKETKQDAFYAVQLSDQAVKFNIDNLRQFKYTNSIVKAKLVAVDYDPYVDIANDGFKTSDVAILKLESGDDYPYSILGSIKGLAQGSPLTVIGFPGAAENELVDSNESKPTPTRGTVSAIRSANGAPYKLIQSDVSIAKGNSGGPAFNEFGEVVGIATYGVTDENSGGVQFNYMRDIEDLRSLLADNNISVPSTATGNEKIWEQGLENFSKAYYTSAISDFSKLKLRYPPHRMVDDFIARAEASRDQGKEATPSSVYILIVAVVAFIIVLPSGILFFVIRHHNARKDAHEAFHAQAAPSEANIASLPPLPAAEKIQGTPNATNNPTSAAANTTSVPIEVDRPIQAAADDNHNNQAPTTTPGP
- a CDS encoding thioredoxin domain-containing protein translates to MKKNLPTIIIVALIVLIIGFVAYAISRPEESIKIQDKNSIVRPTVEADPAKLSQGNFQGPIDAKVTLSEFGDYECPACEKYQPVIKEQILPKYQDKLKFVFLNYPLPVHKNAQTAAQAAEAAALQGKFWEMHDILYQRQSQWVEQKDPSSKYEEYAKEIGINIDKYRDDYNGQIVFDIINQQAGLGDAFKIPGTPTFFVNGIIVDTSKGSDAITDAIDKAFAQ
- the rpmG gene encoding 50S ribosomal protein L33 gives rise to the protein MAKNSKRQITVLRNKATGSRYYTVKNTLNTPDKLEFKKFDPKTRKVETFVEIKAKFN
- a CDS encoding 2'-5' RNA ligase family protein, which encodes MMRYLIAIPLPESDSTSFIKLRDSFRHYAPRWKLTLGPHITIDRPQDSLVPCEMAIELFSNAPVSPSFKMQFSKVEAFIGKRNSAVYFEPESHLPFNNIKSLYQPIADKIVKSGDEGWAFHPHLTLINRLRSEPAQEALNELAHIQSSEASAFKDFSYLLDSVCLYKKESSDEIWHEIARNSLSVSNAT
- a CDS encoding exodeoxyribonuclease III, which produces MSLFSWNVNGIRAVLRKGEFETFMKRYQPDILCIQETKAQQEQVEIELPGYFEYWNSAHKKGYSGTAIFSKIKPLKVTNGFPEDLAKKYKLLDSQGRNSEEEGRIIAAEYKKFYVVTVYTPNSKDDLSRIPLRHKHWDPAFLEYCNILEKTKPVLICGDLNVAHTENDLARPKPNIGKHGFTSEERQGVDNFISNGYIDTLRMFKKGSGYYTWWTHWGNARANNVGWRIDYWLASKGLKKSIKSAEIHPDQMGSDHCPISVELSI
- a CDS encoding 4a-hydroxytetrahydrobiopterin dehydratase, with product MDDLANKACFACEGGTPPLTSKEITKYQAQVDSQWAVIKNHSIKKKFKFEDFKQAMVFVNKVADLANSEGHHPDIYIFYSIVEIELYTHAVKGLSENDFIMAAKMDKIKQ
- the murB gene encoding UDP-N-acetylmuramate dehydrogenase, giving the protein MADFKLLRNINLAEMTTFKIGGKADYFVNITNSAQLTSVFLWLKESGMPHLIISGGSNTIFDDGTFHGLIIKMDISEFEIIKDTDADVFIRLGSGNNWDEDVEKVVNLGLYGIEALSGIPGSTGASAVQNIGAYGQEVKNTISEVEVFDTKTTQISSLTNAQCKFSYRDSIFKSSQKGRYIITAIVFKLSKQPSSTPKYKDVVNYFKRSGVKSPSIIQIRNAVLDIRKRKFVDPSIAPNAGSFFKNPIVAKEIADNIMLKYPDIKPYPDDTKIFPNPDGTYKIAAGWLIQEAGLKGKELDKVQIDPKHALVLENRGGASQKDLWELIIKVQEDVLSKFGVSLETEPEIIKFPN